The Lagenorhynchus albirostris chromosome 6, mLagAlb1.1, whole genome shotgun sequence genome includes a window with the following:
- the C1QL2 gene encoding complement C1q-like protein 2 isoform X1, whose translation MALGLLIAVPLLLQAAPPGAAHYEMMGTCRMICDPYSAAPGGGPAGAKAPPPGPSTTALEVMQDLSVNPPPPFIQGPKGDPGRPGKPGPRGPPGEPGPPGPRGPPGEKGDSGRPGLPGLQLTAGAAGGVGVVGGGTGGGGDSEGEVTGALNAAFSGPKIAFYVGLKSPHEGYEVLRFDDVVTNLGNHYDPTTGKFSCQVRGIYFFTYHILMRGGDGTSMWADLCKNGQVRASAIAQDADQNYDYASNSVVLHLDSGDEVYVKLDGGKAHGGNNNKYSTFSGFLLYPD comes from the exons ATGGCTCTGGGGCTGCTTATCGCCGTGCCGTTGCTGCTGCAGGCGGCGCCCCCCGGGGCGGCGCACTACGAGATGATGGGCACCTGCCGCATGATCTGCGACCCGTACAGCGCGGCACCCGGCGGCGGCCCCGCGGGCGCCAAGGCTCCACCGCCCGGACCCAGCACTACCGCCCTGGAAGTCATGCAGGACCTGAGCGTCAACCCTCCGCCCCCTTTCATCCAGGGACCCAAGGGCGACCCGGGGCGACCCGGCAAGCCGGGGCCGCGGGGACCCCCGGGAGAGCCGGGCCCACCTGGACCCAGGGGTCCCCCGGGGGAGAAGGGCGACTCGGGGCGGCCCGGGCTGCCTGGGCTGCAGCTGACGGCGGGCGCGGCAGGCGGTGTCGGGGTGGTGGGTGGCGGAACCGGGGGCGGCGGCGACTCTGAGGGCGAAGTGACCGGCGCGCTGAACGCCGCCTTCAGCGGTCCCAAGATCGCCTTCTATGTGGGTCTGAAGAGTCCCCATGAGGGCTACGAGGTGCTCAGATTCGACGACGTGGTCACCAATCTCGGCAATCACTACGACCCCACTACTGGCAAGTTCAGCTGCCAGGTGCGGGGCATCTACTTCTTCACCTACCACATCCTCATGCGCGGCGGCGACGGCACTAGCATGTGGGCGGACCTCTGCAAGAACGGGCAG GTCCGGGCCAGCGCCATCGCACAGGACGCCGACCAGAACTACGACTACGCCAGTAACAGCGTGGTGCTGCACCTTGATTCAGGGGACGAGGTGTACGTGAAGCTGGACGGAGGGAAGGCTCATGGAGGCAACAACAACAAGTACAGCACGTTCTCGGGCTTTCTTCTGTACCCGGATTAG
- the C1QL2 gene encoding complement C1q-like protein 2 isoform X2, whose translation MALGLLIAVPLLLQAAPPGAAHYEMMGTCRMICDPYSAAPGGGPAGAKAPPPGPSTTALEVMQDLSVNPPPPFIQGPKGDPGRPGKPGPRGPPGEPGPPGPRGPPGEKGDSGRPGLPGLQLTAGAAGGVGVVVTGALNAAFSGPKIAFYVGLKSPHEGYEVLRFDDVVTNLGNHYDPTTGKFSCQVRGIYFFTYHILMRGGDGTSMWADLCKNGQVRASAIAQDADQNYDYASNSVVLHLDSGDEVYVKLDGGKAHGGNNNKYSTFSGFLLYPD comes from the exons ATGGCTCTGGGGCTGCTTATCGCCGTGCCGTTGCTGCTGCAGGCGGCGCCCCCCGGGGCGGCGCACTACGAGATGATGGGCACCTGCCGCATGATCTGCGACCCGTACAGCGCGGCACCCGGCGGCGGCCCCGCGGGCGCCAAGGCTCCACCGCCCGGACCCAGCACTACCGCCCTGGAAGTCATGCAGGACCTGAGCGTCAACCCTCCGCCCCCTTTCATCCAGGGACCCAAGGGCGACCCGGGGCGACCCGGCAAGCCGGGGCCGCGGGGACCCCCGGGAGAGCCGGGCCCACCTGGACCCAGGGGTCCCCCGGGGGAGAAGGGCGACTCGGGGCGGCCCGGGCTGCCTGGGCTGCAGCTGACGGCGGGCGCGGCAGGCGGTGTCGGGGTGGTGG TGACCGGCGCGCTGAACGCCGCCTTCAGCGGTCCCAAGATCGCCTTCTATGTGGGTCTGAAGAGTCCCCATGAGGGCTACGAGGTGCTCAGATTCGACGACGTGGTCACCAATCTCGGCAATCACTACGACCCCACTACTGGCAAGTTCAGCTGCCAGGTGCGGGGCATCTACTTCTTCACCTACCACATCCTCATGCGCGGCGGCGACGGCACTAGCATGTGGGCGGACCTCTGCAAGAACGGGCAG GTCCGGGCCAGCGCCATCGCACAGGACGCCGACCAGAACTACGACTACGCCAGTAACAGCGTGGTGCTGCACCTTGATTCAGGGGACGAGGTGTACGTGAAGCTGGACGGAGGGAAGGCTCATGGAGGCAACAACAACAAGTACAGCACGTTCTCGGGCTTTCTTCTGTACCCGGATTAG